The sequence CCCCACAactgtcccctctgtccccacagAGATGGACACATCCTTCGGCGACGGGATGAAGCGACCGGAGGTCCCCGCGGCCTGGCAGGGCCCCCCGTGCCAGGAGGACTGGGAGGCTGGTGAGTGTCCCTGAGGTGCCAAGCCTCCCCTCCTCGCCGTGTCACCCCAAGGCTGGCACGTCCCCGTCTCGTCACCctttgcagagctggagggCCTGGAGGACCCCCCGCCCTTCGTCCTCAACGTCAGGACAAACGACCTGCTCCTCCCGTGCGACAGGTAGGAGCCCGCAGGGCCGGGGACATCCCCTCCCTCAGTGCCCACATTTGGGTGTCGTTCCCCCCTTGGGGTGCTGCCCGCGCCGACCCCCCTGATCCTTTTTtgccccccagctctgccccagcagcacccacaagCCGGAGCCGAGGCAGGGGAGCCACAGGACACCCCGCGGCGGGTGCGGAGTGGGGGGCACAGGAGGGACCGTGGTCGGGGGTGGCAGGACCGGGGCGGTGCCCATCTGTCCCCCAGGACTGCGGAGACCGCGGTGCCGGGGGGGCCGGTGCCCCCTCGGCCGCTGCTGCGGGGGGCAATCGTACCCACAGGTTTTAAATGCATGTTACAAATACGCTGCCTGTGAGTGTGCGTGGTGTCCCGTCACCCGGGGCgggggacactgaggggacCCTGTGGGCTGGGGACCGGGCCACCCCCATGGGATGGACGCTGGGGGTACCCATGGGATGGGGACCCAGGGGACCCCCGGGGTGCGCTCCcagccggccccgctcccccccccccaccccgcgctCCCTTGGCTGCGCTCCCAGCATGCTCCGCGCTGGCCCCGCCCCTTGTGGCACTGACGAGTGGGGGCGGGGCCTGTTCCCCCACTCCCCCTCCGAGGAGGCTCCATGGGGGGGAACGGGGGGGGGCAACAGCTCTAGTGCACAGCGGGGTCTCACTCCCCTGGGCCTGTCCGTGTCCCCGTAACCCCCTCAGTGTGTCCTCGTAACCCCCTGGGCCAGCCCatgtccctgtcacccccctGGCGTGTCCCCATACCCCCCCCAGTTTATCCCCATAACCCCCCGGGCCAGCCCatgtccctgtcacccccctGGCGTGTCCCCATACCCCCCAGTTTATCCCCATAACCCCCGGGCCAGCCCgtgtccctgtcaccccctggCGTGTCCCATAACCCCCCAGTTTATCCCCATAACCCCCTGGGCCAGCCTgtgtccctgtcacccccctCCCAGTCTGTCCCCACCACCCCTCGGATCACCCATGTCCCTGTCAGCCCCCCCGGCGTGTCCCTGTAACCCCCTGGGCCAACCCatgtccctgtcacccccctCAGCGTGCCCCCATGCCCCCAGTGTGTCCCCGTCACCCCTAGGCTCACCCACATCCTTGTCCCACCTCAGCGTGTCCCTGTATCCCCCACCGTGTCCCCGTaaccccctgccctgcccgtgcCTCATCCCCCaccgtgtccccgtcccccaggCCCCCAGTGCCCCGCTGTCCCCCTCACCCCGTCCCCAACCACCCCTAAACTTGGGCTCCGGCGGGGACAGTGATGAAGAGGATGACCATGACCGAACCAGCTCAAGGTGACCGTAAACATCCCCCCCGCCTCGGTcctggggcttggggggctgctgtgtcccccccccaggcacCAGATCCCCACCCCAGTCCCTCCCCCACCAAAACAGGCGTTTCCCGGCGGGTGCTGCCCAGATTttgggctgggggtgggggctATTTTAGAGTCTCTTGCGCAATGCGGGCACCTCGTGTCCCAGGGCATTGGGCCGTGAGttccacccccccgccccccggggaggggggtgcaGCCGGGAAGACCTCGTaaccccccccacaccccgaGCAGTCCTCCAAAAAATGTGTCATgctgtccccccgtcccccccccctccgccagCCTGGCGGTGACACACACCCATCGCACCCAGGCTGCGCTCAACCCCGCCGTCGTGCCGGGAATAGGGGGGATCCCCCCAGTCCtctgccgccccccccccattccctctccccttctccttccagcGGGACGTTTCCGGGGTCCCCACCGAGCCCCCGCCACGCTGGGAGGTGAGGAGAGCTCAGAGGAGGCGTCGGATTTGGGGCGGTACGTGTGGAAATGGGAACACATGTGTCATGCCGCCTTCCCCGGCCgggctccctgcccgccccgctgccgccgctcgctccccagcctcctccaaCGTCCAAGGCAGGCAGCGGGGACCCCGCGGGGCTGAGTTTGGGGggaaaacctgcttttttttctttcttttttccagcgGTTCATGGGAAGGTCAGATATATATCTTTCCCCCCCGTCCGACGGAGGGGAGCACGCGGGCGGGGTCGCGCTGGTTCCTCCTGGCCGGGCAGCGGAGGAGTGATCTGCTGTTGCAATTAATTCCTCCCTCGCCAGTGCCAgaaatgcagctgcagagcGGTTTTTATGCGACTAATAACTCCCGTTAACGTACATCTGGCAGGAGCCGCACATCCTGGGCTCAGCCCATCTGGGAGACgcttttcctccctccatcTCCAAGCCGGAGGCCGAACACGAATCGTCTTGCGGCAGCCGCTCCTTCCTTGGGCTTTAACCTGCCAAGCGCTAACCTGcgctttttttaaaaaaaaaaatccccccccgACATGTTTTAAACCCATTTATTGagtttggggcggggggggaggttTATCCCCCCACAGCTCGGTGCGGAGAATCGGGACGCGTGCCCGCCGGGGTTTATCTCGGCAAAACACTTTCCCCGTGCATCCTCCCCGGCCGCAAATCTCATCCCCGCACGGAGCCGGTGCTTCCGCAGCGGTGCCCGCTTCCCCTCATCGGAGAGCGGAAACatttcccccccgccctgcgcTGCCCGCAGGTGGAAAGCCATCCCAATCCCTTCCTGCTCCGTAAGGGTTAAGGAGGAATTTCTCCAGCTTTGTTGCCTCGCTTGTTTAAAAGCGTCTGACTGCTTCGGCTTTGCCTGACATCTCTCCCCTGTGGTTTCCAGAGCAGTTTCATGTGTGCTTCGAACCGTGCCAATAACGGCCTTGCAACACTTGCCGGGAGTTTTAGCTCGGAGGGTGGATCCAGCCGGGTAGGTTGGAGGCCTGGCTTATTTTCATCCCCGAGCCGGATGGGAAACGACAGGCGTTTCCCCCCTTTTCCACctatttttgctgttattttctctCGTCGAGAGCAGTCCGCGGATCCCGGAGCCCGCCTCGCGCTGCTCCTCGGTGGGAGCTGTCGGGTTTTCCCCTCGACGGGGACgtgaggaggtggggagggagagtcgggctgttttattttttggtggCGGCGCAGATACGTGTCACCTTCGTCGTCCCCCGTGGCGTGCGGCTGCCGCCGTGGAGCGGGGCAAGCCGTGCCGCGGCACAACCGCGCTTCGGGGATGGCAGCTCCCGGCTCCCGCCCTGTTCCCCCCTTCTGGGAGGGTCCCGCCATGTCGCGTGGCTTCCCCACGCTATGGTTTTGGGGAGGTTTTATGCCTTTTTGGCCTTGCCCCACGTGCTTTAACTgcttctcccttttctgttcCACGCAGCGGTGAAACGCCCCGTGTGTCCCCACCCTCGCACGGCTCCCGCGGTCCCGGGGGTGCCTGCCGagtccccccccccccggtatGGGTGACGCGTGGAGATCCGGGGCTGTGAGTACCGGCTCTGCCCGAGCGACCCCGGCCGCATCGCTTTGCCTACACAATTCCCAGGACAAAATTCCCCCTCGTCTTCACCCACGTCGTTCCCCCGCTGTGATTCAGCGCCCGGCATCGCTCTCCGGCTGGTTTCTGCTGGAGTGGGGGACACGTAcgcaccaaaaaaaaaaaaaacaaacgaaAAACAACACATTTACTGTCACACTTGTGTCTGAAAGCgtcaggaaaaggaagaaggcaggAACCGGTGAGCGTCTGGCGGTTGCAGCACTGAGGCCCCGGCTCACCCGGGGCTTTGAAGTCACCGGGGTTGGGATCCACGGCTGGGGGGTTTGGAGAAGCCCTGTCCCCTCGGtgtgtcccccctgccccgtccaccccagccctggggaagggggatgcCCCGGCAGGGGGAAGTCCTTTgggggcatttttttttttttacaccttttGGTTTTTATCTCCGCAGCTTGTCCATCCCGCTGAGATTTGGCTCTCGCTACGCGCTCGGGGACGGATCCTGCCCCGGAGCGGGCACCTCCAGGGCTTGGCCCCAGCTCCTCCGGCCGCCGGGCGAGCGGGACTGCAGGAAATGAGGCGGAAAAACAACAAATGCCCAGAAACAGCGGGGCTGGGTGAGGAGGGCTGGGCAGCGTCCGGCCCCTGCCTTGCCGCTCGAGCACTAAAACTGCCCTTTCTGGCCTCAAAACGCCCCGTGCTTGATTCCGGGTTATCGCAGCCGTGTTAGGGGGTGTTTTACCCAATATCGGGGCGCTGAAAAGGGTCAAAAAACAGGgtgggaggcggggggggagggggctgtcCCCGAGTGACGTCAGGGTGTCCCCACGCTCTGTCAGAGACAGGGTGGCTGGccaaaaatgggggggggggggtgaaaTGGTCACTGTGCCCCCGGCCCTTCCCGGGGAGGGGGTGACCCAAATGGGGGTCGTATGCAGCCCCCTGcccgaggggggggggggcacgtGTGGGTGCACACGCGTGTGGAGGGCGTGCAAGGGGGTGTGCACAGCACGTGTGTGCCGTAGGTTCCTGCGTTCCTGCGTGTGTCGTCGTCgtgtccgtccgtccgtccccccccGGGGCTCTCCCCAGGAACTTGCACGCGCTTACACACGCACACCGACACACACGCGTGTGCGTAGCCGGCCTcaaccctgccctgcccgcggcAGTGCCGGGGCCAGCGGTGCCACGAGCACACGCGTGTGTCGGCCGCGGCGCTGCCACCTCTGCCCCGTGTCCCTGCCTGTGTGTCCCTGCCggtgcccctgccctgcctgtcccccccccccaggcgcGGGGGCCCCCCGGGGCTGGCCGGCTGCCCGGTTCCCCATCGCCGGCAGCCTCCAGCGCCTTTTTGGGAAGCAGCCGGCACGCGGGGACGCATCCGCGCCCGTCCCCGGGCTCCACGCCAGCCCCGGGGCGACGTGCCAGCACCCGTGCCCCCCACCCGGGGAAACTGAGGCCGGGCACCCACCGGTCACCCAGGACATCCCGCCTGCGCCCCCACCCACGGGCCTGCCCCGAAGTCGCTGGGTGCCTCCCGCACCCATCGGGGTGCCCCGGCGTCACCCTGCCGtcccccccacccatggggGTGCCCCGCTGTAGCCGCCCCTAGGGCCCCCCCCGCGGCCCCAGGCGCTGCCCcagccgggggggccgggggtgacGTGGCCCCGCTGTCAGCCCAGGCTATATaggggctggcggcggcggtgAGTCAGgcccgggcccccccggcccccgcggtGACTCAGGGACGCTCCCCGGCACCGGCACTGGCTATACTTAGCCGGGAGCACCCAAGCCCTGACCCCCGCGCCGGCAGCCCCCACCcagggtggggctggggggctggggagacgTGGGGCGTCCCGGGGACGGAGACCGTGGGGATGGCGCCCATGGGGCCTCCCGGGGACGGAGACCGTGGGGATGGCACCCATGGGGCGTCCCAGGGATGGAGGTCACGAGGACAGCACCCATGGGAATGGGGGTGGCCCCGGATCAGGCTCCCCCATGCCCAGGGTGCGGGACCAGAGCgtgggggaaactgaggcacgagTGGGGGGGCGGCTTGTGGCCATGAGCACCCGCGCAGCCCCGGGGACACGGGATGGGACCTGGGGTGGGTGCGCACAAGGGAACGGCGTCAGGACACACGTGTGCACAGGGGATGGTGTCagggcacacgcgtgtgccagCGCCGCGCCGGCCGTGCGAGGGCAGGAAGGGCCCCGGCGCCAGTGCCATTGTTCACCGCCCGCCCGTCACTTCCCCCCCCAGACGCGGAAACGTCCCCATTGTCCCCACGGGCACCGTGCCCACGGGGGGCACACGCACCCCTGCACCCGCACACGTGTGTGCAAGCTCCCACgcttccccaccctcccctggcggggggggacggggggggggagcagcgGTGGGGGAGCACCCATGGCAGGGTGCCGGGCAGAGGCCTCGGGTGTCCGGGCCCGggtgggggggacgggggaggcCTCGgccgcctgggtccccccaagccccccgagcccccggcccggctgcgGCAGGCGCCATTGCATCAGCGGCGCAGGAATGCGGCCGGCCCCACGGCAGGCGTGCgaggccccggccccccgctcgcaccccccggcccctcgcACGCCTGGGCACCCGCCTCGCACGGCGGCCTTTTttggggaggtgctgggggtgtccccccacCCTTTGCACGTGGAAGGGGTGGGCAGCGTTTGCACGCGTGGAGGGGCACAGCGAGCGCGCAGCGTTCGCGCCCAAGGGTGGAGGGAGAGGCCGAGCGTGCACCAGTTGCACGCTCGCGCGGTGGGAGACGGTGGGCGTGCGGTGCTCGCACGCTTgcgggggggtctgggggagggggggtgctGAGCGTGCACCGCTTGCACGCTCGTGCGGAGCGAGACCCCGCGCCTGCACCCTTTGCACGCTCGCGTGGCGGCAGCGAAGGCGCCGTGGGGAGCACGTGGGGGGCACCGCCGCCCTTCGCACGCCCTCGCACGCCGGCCCCGCACCGGGGCAGGGTCCCGGCGTGCTGGCGTgcccccccccgtgtcccctcgtgtcccccccggggggggtcccggcccccccccccgcgcagCCGCGTGGGAACGGCTCCAGCTCCGGCTCTGTTTCCGCTGTTTCCTTCCAGGAAGTGGCAGCCGGAtccggcccccggcccccgccccgtgtccccttcctccctgccgctgtccccagccctgcgtcccccctgtccctgtcccactCCCGTCCCCCACGTGTCTTGTCCTCCCCAGTGTCTTGTTCCCCTCCCACGTCCCACTGGTGTCCTGTGTCCCTCatgtgtccccccatgtccccctgtaCCTGTCCCACGGGGGTCCCCTCGTGGTGTCCTGTGTCACTTTGTCCTCTCAGTGTCCCAGTACTCCCAGTGTCCtgtgtcccagtgtcccctcaGTGTCCCAGTACTCCCAGTGTCCTGTGTCCCAGTGTCCCAGCACCCGCAGTGTCCTGTGTCCCAGTGTCCCAGCATGCCCTGCTGTCCTGctccccccatgtcccccgtgtccccttgtccccccaaTGTCCCGGTACCCTCCAGTGTCCTGCCCACCACGTCACCTGGGGTCTCATCCCCTCTGTCCCCGTTCCCTCACTGGTGTCCTGTGTCCCCTCACCCTCCCTGCAGTGTCCCAGttccgcctcccccccccccagtgttCCAGTCCCCAGTGTCCTTGTCCCGTTGCCACCCAGGCCCCTGTCTCCCCCGGTCTCTCGGTGTCCCCACAGTGTCCCATTCCCCCGgtgtgtccccagtgtcccagTTCCTGGTGTCCCAGTCCTCCCCAGTGTCCCAGTCCCCCTCAAATGTCCTGGTCCCCGGTGTCCCTGTTCCCAGTATCCAGGTCCCCTCAGGTGTCCCGATTCCTGGTGTCCTGGTCCCACCAgtgtccccccagtgtccctggtCCCGGTGTCCTGGTCCCCGCAGTGTCCCCCTTGTGTCCCTGTtcccagtgtccctgtcccccttgGGTATCCCGGTGCCCAGTGTCCCTGTTCCCGGTGTCCTGGTGCCCCCCAGGTAATCTGGTCCCCAGGACCCGGTGTCCCGGTGCCCCTCGGGTGTCCCTGTCCCGGTGTCCCGGTGCCTTTGGGGTATCCCGGTGccctggggtgtccctgtccctgatGTCCCAGTGCCCCTGGGGTGTCCCGGTGcccctggggtgtccccatccccgaTGTCCTGGTGTCCCAGGGTGTCCGGGTGTCCCTTGGGTGTCCCAGCCCCTGATGTCCCAGTGCCCTCGGGGTGTCGCGGTGCCCCCGGGATGTCCCAGTCCCTGGTGTCCCGGTCTGTCCAAAGCGTCCCGGTGCCCCAGGGGGGTCCCGGTCCCTCacgtccccctccccccgggatGTCCCGGTGCCCCAGGGGGGTCCCGGTCCCTCacgtccccctccccccgggatGTCCCGGTGCCCCGtgcccccggctcccccggcccggcccggtgcggtgccggtgccggtgcccggcGGGGCTCTGGCTCCTCCCCGGTGAGtcacggcggggcggggcgggccgggcccccccgggcACTTTCCGAGGGGACTCGGGAGCGGGAGGCAGCGCCGAGCCcggccagccccgctccgccatggccccggccccggccccggcccccccgcgccgcccccggccccggccccggccccggccccggccccggccccgggcgctgctgccgctgctgctgccggtgctgctgccgctgctgctgccgtcGCTGCCCGTCGCTGCCTTCAACCTGGAGGCGTCGCGGCCCGTCGCCTTCCGCGGGGCCCCCGGGTCCCTCTTCGGCTTCGCGCTGGACTTTtacctgccccggccccgcaggtACCGGGAacggcaccggcaccgggaaCGGCACCGGAACCGGCACCGGGAGCGGCTCCGGAGCGGCaccgggacgggacggggcgggagcgggagcggcaCCGGGACGGGTCCGGGCACCGGGAGCGGCCCCGGGAAGTGGGAAGGGGACGGGAACCGGCCcccgggcaccgggcaccgggcggggacggggagcgggagcgggagcgggagcgggagggaGCCCGGGCAGGAGGGAGCGGGATGGGGAGCGGGCGGGACCGGGACCGGCCCGGCGGGATGGGGAgcggccccgggagcggggcgggggcggggagcggggcggtggggaccgggaccgggagcGGGTAACGGGAACGGAGAGCGGGGCGGGGGAACGGGAACGGGAACCGGGGCCGAGAATGGGAAACGGGAACCGGGAACGGGGAACGGGGCGGTCCCGGGGGACCGGGGTGGGGTAACGGGAACCGGGAACGGTCCGGCCCCGGGGGTCTCCGGCGGGGCTGAGGGCACCGGGCGGGGGCTGagccccggtcccggtcccgtccgtgtcccccccccccgccccggcccccgccgggggtcccggggcccCGTTGCCCCCGGCCGGAGCGTTTCCTGTAACCGGAGCCGGGAGCTGcccccggggggcggcgggggctcgggggggacccaggcgtccgggcacGGCCCTGCATCCCCCCCGCCCACGCGTGACCCGCAcccgggggggacccaggcatccgggggcAAACTGGGGGACACCCCCGGTGTGTCCCCCCACCCGGGACCCGGAGGatgggggacacagaggggcCGGGGGCACCTGGAtgcccctgggtgcccccagctcccccccccccatggtgGGTGTCGtcgtccgtcccccccccacGGCCGTGGGTGGTTGCGGTGCTTCCTCTCCCACGGAGCCGGAAGGGGTCACCCAGGCCCGGCCCCGTGGGCTGAGTCAGAGGGGCCCGTGGGACGCCGGGGGTGGGCAGAGGTTTCCCTCCCCCCGGGACAGCCCCACGCCAGGGCTCCTGGATCCCCTCCATCCTCTACGAGCCCCCGGGTGCCCCGTGGGTGACAGCTaccgtgtccccgtgcccccccccacAGTGTCAGCATCCTGGTGGGTGCCCCCAAGGCCAACACGAGCCAGCCCAATGTCACCCAGGGGGGGGCCGTCTACCACTGCCCCTGGCCCCCCAGTGACGACTGCACCCCCATCGACTTCGACCACATCGGTAaggggagggggacatgggTGGGGACGGGCCCCCGGggtgtggggacagggtggggacacgggcaggggacagggacaaggacaTGGGTGGGGATGAGACCCCCTGcgcatggggacagggatgggggacagggatgggggacggggatggggacacgggtggggaCAGGACCCCccaggcatggggacaggggtaGAGGACAGGGACAAGGACATGGGTGGGGATGAGACCCCCtgcacatggggacagggatgggggacagggatggggacacgggtggggaCAGGACCCCccaggcatggggacagggtggggacatgggtaggggacagggacaaggacaTGGGTGGGGATGGGACCCCTGGGCCCGGGGACAGGCACTGCATGGGGACGGGGGTGGGCATGGCCGGCGACAGGGACAcagtccccagcacccatgggacccagTAGCCCCCCCACGGCCCCTCCAacagccccccagcccagccccacgtCATCACCCCCACAGCCACATTCCCCCCCCCGTGGCCTTGGCACCGCGGCCGGGCTCTTGTCCCGCCTGGTTAATGATAAATCTGGGGGGAGCAgcgggtgccggggcgggggtcccatgggtgctgcggCAGCGGGTGCTGGCCTGACCCTtaccccccgcccccgcaggGACCCGTACCCACGACTTCGGGGGCAACAGCACCGAGACCCCCGACCCCGTCGAGTTCAAGTCCCTGCAGTGGTTCGGGGCCACTGTGCGGGCGCACAACGCCTCCATCCTGGtacggggggcacgggggcggggggcacggggggcaccGAGGCGGGTGAGAGGGGGCAcggtgggagcaggaggcaggggtCTGTCTATATGCGgacccctgtgccccccaccgACAGccccccccttgccccccagGCCTGTGCCCCACTGTACAGCTGGAGCCCCCccaaggaggagggggggggccgggagccgGTGGGCACTTGCTTCCTCTCCATCGGCAACTTCTCCAAGTTCGTGGAGTACGCGCCCTGCCGCTCAGGTGGGACCCCCCTGCGCCCcggcccccagacccccaggcAGCCTCCAGGCACGCCCCAGCCTGGCACCCGTGGGTGGCACCACTGGGCTTCCCCCCCTGCCTGGTACCCACGGGTGACACCCCCAGAACCCCCTGCCTGGCACCCCTGGGTCCCTGGGCGTCACCCCCCCGCCATGGCCAGCACCCTCAGGGTGACCCCCTGGACCCTGCctggcacccagggaccccccaggcATCCCCCCTGCCTGGCACCTCTGGGGTGTCACCCTCATagccccccagccagcacccatgggcccctgggcatccccagccccacaccctgGGGGCTGACACCCCCGTAGCCCCCCCGCCAGCACCCaccggccccccagccccccaaccgCCACCCTCTCTCCCCACAGACCTGAACTCTGCGGCCGGGCAGGGCTACTGCCAGGGGGGCTTCAGCGCCGAGTTCACCCAggtgggggcatgggggacacggggggcacaggggagcACGGGGGATATGAGGGGTCATGGGGGGTATCACAGGGATGGGGGGCCAGGACCCATAGGCCGGGGGGCGAGGGTTGGGGGCATGGGGAGGCAGGGGTACGTGGGGGTAATGGGGTATGGGGGCTATATTGGGGGTCACAGGGGGGTatgtgggggtgtggggggtaTATAGGGGTCTGGGAGCATATAGGGGATGCAGGGGGTCCTGGCGGGTGCCCCAGGCTGAGGGGGGCTCCCCTGGTCTCCCTGCAGACGGGACGGGTGCTTGTGGGGGGGCCCGGCAGCTACTTCTGGCAAGGTGagaccccagcccctgcctgtccctgcctgtccctaaactcccctgcctgtccctgatTGTCCCTAAACTCCCCTGATTGTCCCTAAACTCCCCTGATTTGTCCCTAaactgccctgcctgtccctgatTGTCCCTAAACTCCCCTGATTGTCCCTAAACTCCCCTGATTTGTCCCTAAACTCCCCTGATTGTCCCTAAACTCCCCTGATTTGTCCCTAaactgccctgcctgtccctgcctgcccctcagtacccctgcctgcctgccctgcctgcccctgcccccccggcccccaccctGGCGCGGTGcgcagcacccctgggtgctgagGGGCCGcccgtgtccccagggcaggTGATGTCGGCGACGCAGGAG comes from Ciconia boyciana chromosome 27, ASM3463844v1, whole genome shotgun sequence and encodes:
- the GTSF1 gene encoding gametocyte-specific factor 1 isoform X13 → MDPEALVQCPYDKSHQVRVSRLPYHLVKCQRNNPRVARTLATCPFNARHRVPQAKLRSHVASCPDKRQPDLPHEMDTSFGDGMKRPEVPAAWQGPPCQEDWEAELEGLEDPPPFVLNVRTNDLLLPCDSSAPAAPTSRSRGRGATGHPAAGPQCPAVPLTPSPTTPKLGLRRGQ